The segment GCAGGACATTACATGAGGGGTGTACTATGAAGATATTTCTCTCCGGTTCTATCCGCGGAGGTAGGGGGATGCTTCCTGTATACCAGTTCATCTGCGGTTATCTTCGCAGGAACGCCCATGAAGTGCTGAGCTGGCATGTGGCTCACGATGGTGTGGAGGAAACGGAATCTCTCATGAGTGAGAGCCAGATCTACGAACGTGACATGGGTTTCCTGAAGGAAAGTGAGTGCATGATCGCAGAGGTCAGCCTTGCTTCCACAGGTGTGGGCTATGAGGTATGTTCCGCGATCAACAAAGGTATCCCGATCCTTTGTGTCCACCAGCTGGATGCGAACGTTTCTGCCATGATACTGGGGAATACCAATGGCAATGTCAGCGTGAAAGAGTATTCTGATCCCGAAGACCTCGAGATAATCCTTGATGAGTTCCTTGCATCATTTTGAAGTAACTGTTAAATATCGTTGACATCTATTTTCAATAGATAAACATGGTAATAGAAATTGTAGTAGTACTGGTGGCTATCATCATAGCTCTTCTTCTGTACAAGGTGCTGAAGACTGTCAAGAACATGGTAGTGAACACCGTATTGGGTGTGGTCCTTCTTCTGATCGCCAACTTCGCACTGGGCCTGGAAATTGCTTTCACGTGGGTCACGATACTGGTCTGTGCAATTGCAGGAGTTGTCGGAGCGGTATTGATAGTGCTTTTAGCATATCTTGGCATCTATTTCTGATGCCAGCTGAATAGTTCCGTTTATCATATGGCGGGTGTGTAGCTCGCCCCTGAACTTTTTTTCTGTGATCAAGTCTTTGATGTCCAGTATCCCGAAGTCCCGGAAAAGATTCTCGATCTCTTCTTTTGTGAAGTAGTGGTAGATGATCCCACTTTGTCGGACGAATGTGTGAGGCTCAACGGCATCACCTCCGTATCGCATATCTTTTATCCCGAATACTTCCAGGAAGATGGTGCCTCCGGGTTTCAGTACCCGTTTGAACTCGGCCACTGCCTTTTCACGTTCGTTTTTCATGAGGTGTTGCAATACACCGAAGCAAACGATTCCCTCAAAGCTGTTGTCCGCAAAGGGAAGATGGGTGATGGAGGACACGGAATGATGTGCTTCACGATCACGTTTTGCAAGATATTCCCTTGAGGCTTTCAGTGCTGTGGGGGATACATCGATGCCAGTACAATCGTAAAAATTAGATAAGGGGAGAAGGTGACGACCTTTCCCCGAGCCTGCATCAAGAATTCGGCATCCTTCAGGGATGCGGGAGCGGATCGGTTCGATCGGTGCTGCACCGCCCCATTTTACATGGGAATATTCCTTGTCCCATGCCGAGAAATGAGTGTAGGATGCCGGTTCCTGTGTCATGCTCTTAAGGTCTGTATGTTGATGCTTCACTGAAGCGCTTTGCAAGGAAGTCCTGGTCAATGGATGACAGGAACCATCCTGCTTTTGGTCCGGACTGCTGGCCGAGGACCGAGGTGTAGATCGCCTTGAACATTTCCTTTGGATTGATCTCCAGCTCCTCATCGCTTGAACCAAGTTTCTCTACGATCTTGGTGTGGAGGTCGGAACCTGCTTCCTTTGAGGAATACACAAGGTTGTGGTAATCCTCACCTGTGAGCTCACCGCTGGCTTCGATGATCTCTGCGAATGCTCCGAGGAATGCCTTCTGCACGTCATTGAGTGTTGCGGTCTGCTCGGGAAGCTCGTCCTTCACGCTGAACTTGGCGAATGGTGGTGCGTACATCTCAAGCCAGTTAGAAACGTTGACTGAGAGTTCCCGGATGCACTTCTCGTTGCTGGTGTCGTATCCTGCACGCTCCACAATCTTCATGATCTTCTCGAAGTCGCCATGTGCAACCTGGAAGATTGTTGTCATGTGCTTGAACGGGATATCCGTATGGCAGATGCCCTTTGCATGGGAGAGTTCCAGCACACGCTTGTCGAGACCTTCGAGATCTTCCTTAGCATTGAGACGCTCGTACTCGTCCACAAGTGTGAGCAGTGGCTGTGCGGGGTCGAACTTGATGTGTTTTTCAGGCTTTGTGCGCATGATAAGGTAGCGCAGTACCTCGGGTGGTACGACCTTGAGCATGTCGGAAATTGATACCACGACACCGGTGGATGAAGACATTGCTCCCTTCTTACCGAGCATGATCCACTCATAGACGATAGGTTGCGGTGGCTCGTGTCCGAATATCTCTCGAACGATCCTCTTTCCTGTGTCGTAGGAACCGCCTCTTGATGCATGGTCCTTTCCGAATGGTTCGACTGTAACATCCATCATCTTCCATTTTGCAGGCCAGTCCACACGCCAGGTAAGCTTTCCGCCTCCTGACATTGGTACTGTTCCCTTGTGACCACATGAACAATCATAGTCCACAGTCTCAGCATCTGCGTCAAATCCGGTGACGATAGCTGTGTTGATCTTTCCACATTCCTGACAAATAGGGTTGAACGGACTCCACTCAGGTGCAACGTCCTTTCCGGATACTTCCTTGAGGATCTTTGCGATATCGTCCCTCTTGATCAGTGCTGTCTTGATGGCCTCTACGAACTTTCCACTCTTGTAAAGCTGGTCTGCACGGTAGACCTTAGGGTGAATGCCGAGCTTCTCAAGGCCTTCAAGGAATGGTTTGAGGAAGTGCTCTGCGTAGTTGTCACATTCGCCACAGGGGCATGGGATCTCGGAAATTGGTTTCCCGACGTGTTCTGCATAGCTTTCCGGAAGGAACGGGTAGACCTTTCGAAGCGGGTCGAAGTTGTCGGCCATGTAGATGAATTCGGTCTCAGCACCTTTTTCCACGAGCATCCTGTATGCTGCATCAGCGGTCACGACCTCTCTCATGTTTCCGATGTGGATGTGTCCGGATGGGGTAATTCCTGTGGATATCTTTTGTTTTGTCCCGTTTGCCAGGGCTTCGTCAGCAACGACCTCTGCCCAGTGTTTGATCTCTGCCATTGATTATCTCCATGTGTATTATGATAGGTATTTGTGAGATCGGTCTATGATCTCTATTAATGATCGGTATAAACTTTGATATCTTCAAAGCTGTTTTTGGACCTGTGGAATATCTGCATGTTCTCTTTTATATATAACATGTTTCCTTTTGGTGTAGCTCTTCCTGCAACCACGAAAAAACGAAGACAAAAAAGATAGTGGACCACTGCTGTGGTCGCAATGTTATTTTGTGATAGATAGGCCTGACAATTTATGTGGCTGAAACATTTACTATCAGTCAATCATTTCCGTGGGAATCTCTTCCAGGTCACAGAAGTTGGAAGTGAAATTGTAAGCCCCTGCATTGATGAACACGATCTCATCGCCGATCTTCGGCTCTTCCCTGAGGTACACACGGTATCTGAAAAGGTCCATTGAGCATGGTGTGCAGCCCTTGATAACATAAGGTTCGCCTGCATTGTTGCCGACCTCACCTTCAACTCTCAGTTTCACAGGAACCAGGATCGCATCCATGTCACTGTTGTAGACGGAAGCGTTCACGATGATGTTGTTGCCATAAACACCTGTGATATAAGCGATGAGCTTCCCGGCAGGTGCTGAGATGAACCTTCCCGGCTCGATCATGAGCTGGATGTCCTTCTCATGAAGCCATTCCCGAAGTTCTTTGAGACGCCTGAAGATGCTGCCAATAACATCAACATTGGTGTTGGCATATTCAGAAGGCAGTCCTCCTCCTATGTTGAGGATATCGATGGCCTCAAGTGTTTCTTCGGAGAGTACATCCTCGATGTCCTGCTGTATCTTCCACTCGTTGACGTTCTGGGTCTTCCTGTGGAAATGTACTCCGAGCTGTTCGATGTGCGGATCACCCTTAAGCTGTGCCACCCTTTCGTTGATGACATCGGAGGTCATTCCAAATACGAAATACCTCTCGGTTCTCAGGGAATGCTCTTTGAGCTTCAGGCGGATCAGTAGTGTGATCTTCCAGTCGGTGGGTTCCATGGTCGAGAGCAGGATGTCCAGGTCGAACTCGTTGTCAACTGCAAAGCAGCGAATACCTTTGTTGTAGAGGTCTTCCACGATCTCCGATGTCCATCCCTGTGCCAGGAAAAGAACCCTTGACATGTCCTTTATGTGCTTGAGCTCATTGGTCGTGTGCACGCTCAGGAAACCGTCGGTGTTCTCCTCGATGATCGGGGTGACCCTTGGATTCGTCTTGGAGCTGAAGGCGGGGATGTCCACGACTTCCCGTACCTTGTTGTACTGCTCAAGGACCACTTTTTTTGATAATGTGAATTTTGGTGACGGGACGTTCGAACTGCTCATTTTGCCACTCCACTGTCCTCAATGTTCTTTTTCAGGCCTTCCAGTATCCCGTCCTCTGCAAGCTCGTCAAGTGCATGTATCATGGCAAGCGGGAATGTGATGCTAACATCTCCGATTACCGTGGCAACATCGCTCTCGTCCTTGACCTTTCCCCAGGACTTTGCTTCGTTGGTGTTGGCACCGGACATGCTTCCCGAGGTACGGTGGGCAGTTGTCATATATACTGCGTATTCGGCACCTCCGTTGAGGAGTGTGCTCAGGATGGCATGGTGCTTGGATATGGATCCGCCAAGTGCGATGACACCCTTGCGGTCATCGAAGCTGCTTGCGAACAGGATGTTTCCGAAGTCCTTTACAACATCCACCATGAAATCCGGGTGTTCCTGCTGGAACAGATATAAGTGGAAACCGAATGCGCCGTCGGTGATGGCCGGGCAGAATATCGGGACATTGTTCTTTGCCGCCTGGTAGAGGATGGAGTTCTCATCGTCGAGCAACAGCCCGATCTCTCTCAGCATCTCGGAAACGGCCCAGTGTTTTTGTTTTTCGTAAAGTTGTTTGAGTATCCTTTCGATGAGGCTCTCAAAGTTCATGTAGCTCTCATTATTGATGAACAGGTTTCCCACACGGTTTATGCCTTTCTCGTGCAATTCCACATCATCTGTCTGGAAGGAGCCGATCTGGAAATTCTCTCCTGTGGCTTTCATGATGTCCTCTTCAAGTCCGCCAACGGTTGTGACGATAACATCGGCAATTCCCAGCTCGATAAGCTGGGCGAAGAAACCTCTCAGTCCGGAGGTGACCATGTTGGAGGTAAATGTCAGGAATACCTTTGCAGAATCCTTCTTCATCTTGACTATTACTTCGGACGCCCGCTGGAGCTCAACGCTCTGGAATCCGATGTGTTCGTAGGAATCGACAAGCTCAGACACTCGCATGTCCTGCTTCCATTTCAGGTCCTTGACTTTTACCATTAAATATCACCGTAGAGTATGGTGATGGAATCCCGAAATCATATATAAATGTTGGTCTGTTTCAAGGAGGTTTTGTATGAAGAATCAAGCATCACATGGAGTCAACAAGTTCTTCAATTGCTACCAGATCAATGTGTGGATCAATAACATCATAGTAAACCCCATCAATTCTCATTATGAAAGAGTCTATAATGGCTATACTTGAAATTTTATTGGAATCACTATAGATCTCTATGAGATAAATTTGCCCAACTATAGGCTTTTGATTCTCTTTTATTCTCAATGAATATTTGTCAAGTTGTTCGATCAATTCATCTATTTTGATGCTGTCATTTGTTGTGGTAACTTCTCCGCTCAATCCGTTCCTGATGTAGATTTTTGTGATCGTATGTTGGTCGATGTCTGTCAGTTCAGTGATCCCTGGTTCCTGGGGTTGTTCTGATATTGAATCTACAAGCTCGTCAATTGCTTCCAGATCTACAGGTGGATTAGTGACATTGTAGTAAATTCCATCGATTTCTATAGTTTTAGGGCCTACAATCGTCATACTTGAAATTTTATTGGAATCGCGGTAAAAGTCGATGGAATAGCGATATCCAACCAAAGGTTCTTGAATTTCCATTTTTTCCAATGAATAGCTATCAAGCTGTTCGCTCAATTCTTCTATTTTGACGCTATCATTTGTTATTGTCAGTTCTCCACTCAATCCATTCCTGATGTAGATCTTTGTGATCGTATGTTGGTCAATATCTGTCAATTCAAGTTTTTTGTCCTGATGTTGTTCTGATACACAACCAGAATAACTGACTGTAGTGAAGAGGATCAAACATAAAATTAAATAGCTCTTTATTTTTCTCATAAAACTCTAAAAATTAATAGCAAATATCTATAAATAAATTTAACTCAGATCTCACAGTCCTGTCCATCGAAACGTATTTAACCTTCCCTTTTATAGGCATCTCTATGATCCCCAGAAAAGCATTTGTTGTAAAAGGCACCGGTGTCCACAAGGACAGGCTCGCATCATTTGAGCTTGCACTACGGGATGGTGGGATCGAGAAGTTCAACCTTGTGACGGTTTCCAGCATACTGCCTCCTAATTGTGAGGTGGTCTCAAAGGAAGAAGGGCTTGCTGAGCTAAGCCCGGGGCAGATCGTCTACTGTGTCATGGCAAGGAACCAGACGGATGAGCCAAGGCGCCAGATCGCAGCAGCTATCGGGAATGCGGTTCCTGTAAAGAGCAAGGACTACGGATACATCTCCGAGCATCACTCCTTCGGTGAGGACGAGAGAACTGCAGGTATCTATGCAGAGGATCTTGCGGCGACCATGCTTGCCACAACACTGGGTGTGGAGTTCGATGCTGATTCTGCCTGGGAAGAGCGGGAGCAGGTCTACAAGGCGAGTGGCCACATATTTGATACTACACACTACTGCCAGTGTGCCCAGGGGGATGAGAATGGGCTCTGGACTACTGTTGTTGTCGCAATGGTATTTGTGATATGATTGGCACGATGTAATTGTGAAAAACCGAATAATTTTCGGTATGCAGAACCAA is part of the Methanococcoides methylutens MM1 genome and harbors:
- a CDS encoding pyruvoyl-dependent arginine decarboxylase; this translates as MIPRKAFVVKGTGVHKDRLASFELALRDGGIEKFNLVTVSSILPPNCEVVSKEEGLAELSPGQIVYCVMARNQTDEPRRQIAAAIGNAVPVKSKDYGYISEHHSFGEDERTAGIYAEDLAATMLATTLGVEFDADSAWEEREQVYKASGHIFDTTHYCQCAQGDENGLWTTVVVAMVFVI
- a CDS encoding pro-sigmaK processing inhibitor BofA family protein — translated: MVIEIVVVLVAIIIALLLYKVLKTVKNMVVNTVLGVVLLLIANFALGLEIAFTWVTILVCAIAGVVGAVLIVLLAYLGIYF
- a CDS encoding decarboxylase — translated: MSSSNVPSPKFTLSKKVVLEQYNKVREVVDIPAFSSKTNPRVTPIIEENTDGFLSVHTTNELKHIKDMSRVLFLAQGWTSEIVEDLYNKGIRCFAVDNEFDLDILLSTMEPTDWKITLLIRLKLKEHSLRTERYFVFGMTSDVINERVAQLKGDPHIEQLGVHFHRKTQNVNEWKIQQDIEDVLSEETLEAIDILNIGGGLPSEYANTNVDVIGSIFRRLKELREWLHEKDIQLMIEPGRFISAPAGKLIAYITGVYGNNIIVNASVYNSDMDAILVPVKLRVEGEVGNNAGEPYVIKGCTPCSMDLFRYRVYLREEPKIGDEIVFINAGAYNFTSNFCDLEEIPTEMID
- a CDS encoding nucleoside 2-deoxyribosyltransferase; this encodes MKIFLSGSIRGGRGMLPVYQFICGYLRRNAHEVLSWHVAHDGVEETESLMSESQIYERDMGFLKESECMIAEVSLASTGVGYEVCSAINKGIPILCVHQLDANVSAMILGNTNGNVSVKEYSDPEDLEIILDEFLASF
- the lysS gene encoding lysine--tRNA ligase, with translation MAEIKHWAEVVADEALANGTKQKISTGITPSGHIHIGNMREVVTADAAYRMLVEKGAETEFIYMADNFDPLRKVYPFLPESYAEHVGKPISEIPCPCGECDNYAEHFLKPFLEGLEKLGIHPKVYRADQLYKSGKFVEAIKTALIKRDDIAKILKEVSGKDVAPEWSPFNPICQECGKINTAIVTGFDADAETVDYDCSCGHKGTVPMSGGGKLTWRVDWPAKWKMMDVTVEPFGKDHASRGGSYDTGKRIVREIFGHEPPQPIVYEWIMLGKKGAMSSSTGVVVSISDMLKVVPPEVLRYLIMRTKPEKHIKFDPAQPLLTLVDEYERLNAKEDLEGLDKRVLELSHAKGICHTDIPFKHMTTIFQVAHGDFEKIMKIVERAGYDTSNEKCIRELSVNVSNWLEMYAPPFAKFSVKDELPEQTATLNDVQKAFLGAFAEIIEASGELTGEDYHNLVYSSKEAGSDLHTKIVEKLGSSDEELEINPKEMFKAIYTSVLGQQSGPKAGWFLSSIDQDFLAKRFSEASTYRP
- a CDS encoding deoxyhypusine synthase family protein: MVKVKDLKWKQDMRVSELVDSYEHIGFQSVELQRASEVIVKMKKDSAKVFLTFTSNMVTSGLRGFFAQLIELGIADVIVTTVGGLEEDIMKATGENFQIGSFQTDDVELHEKGINRVGNLFINNESYMNFESLIERILKQLYEKQKHWAVSEMLREIGLLLDDENSILYQAAKNNVPIFCPAITDGAFGFHLYLFQQEHPDFMVDVVKDFGNILFASSFDDRKGVIALGGSISKHHAILSTLLNGGAEYAVYMTTAHRTSGSMSGANTNEAKSWGKVKDESDVATVIGDVSITFPLAMIHALDELAEDGILEGLKKNIEDSGVAK
- a CDS encoding bifunctional 2-polyprenyl-6-hydroxyphenol methylase/3-demethylubiquinol 3-O-methyltransferase UbiG, producing the protein MTQEPASYTHFSAWDKEYSHVKWGGAAPIEPIRSRIPEGCRILDAGSGKGRHLLPLSNFYDCTGIDVSPTALKASREYLAKRDREAHHSVSSITHLPFADNSFEGIVCFGVLQHLMKNEREKAVAEFKRVLKPGGTIFLEVFGIKDMRYGGDAVEPHTFVRQSGIIYHYFTKEEIENLFRDFGILDIKDLITEKKFRGELHTRHMINGTIQLASEIDAKIC